The Sorangiineae bacterium MSr11954 DNA segment CTTCGGCGTGCGCGCCGTCGATCGCGAAGGCCACCGCAGCCCCGTGACCTTCCCGCGTCCTTCGCAATAGCCCGCGGCGCCGCCCTCCTAGAAACCGGCGATGGGCCACGGGAAACGCCGCTCTTCCCGTGGCCTGCCGCCCACCGTACCGTTCTCCACCACGAGCACCGTCACGTCGGCGAGCGCCGTCATCTGCGCCGCGCTCGGCGAGCAGCCCGTCAGCGCCCCACCGGAAGCCCCTTCATCTCCGCGATGGCCTCCTCGAGCGGCTTCGTATCGAGCGTGGCGCCCACCTCTTGCTCCACTTCGCCCAAGGTCCCGCCGCGCGCGATGGCGCCGTAAAAAACAGCGTCCCGTAGACCGATGGCGATCTCGTCGTCCTCGCCGAGCCCCTGCGAGGCGACGGAGACGATTTGCTCGAGCATCATCTTGCGATTCGAGCTCGTCTCGTTCTTCAAGCGGTCGATCTTGGCCAAGATCACCACCCGCCGGTGCTGGCCGATTTTGCCCGTTTCGACCACCATCTTCAATTGCTCGGGTGGAATCCGTCCGCCCGCCGTGAGCTCCCGATCCACGCGGGCCGCCACCGCGCGCGCCGTCTCGTCGGCGGCCACGATGCGCTCGGAGGCATCGAGCTTGCGGTTCATTTCTTGAAATGCTGCCCGCTTCGGATCGGGCGGCGGCTCGGATTTGCGGCATCCCGCGCCCGAGGCCATGGCCATCGATGCGACGGCGGCCGCGAGAAGGACAGAGAGACTTCGGTTCACCACCTTCATGTGCGGCCGGCAGTGTACCGCGTCCCACCCTGTGGAACTACCCACCGGTTCGTGGCAAGGCGCTCGCATGGCGAAGGGGGTGAGACTGATGATACCGGTGTCATTTGCAAAATGTCAGACGAATTGGACAGATTGTGCGTACAAATTGGTAAGGCCAATTGACCAGCGCCGCCCCTTGAGCCGCCGCACACCCGACGATTGTTCGCGCGCGTCACCGGAGGTCCTTGCAGGCCCAAACCGCGCGATGTATACCGGTGTCACTATTAATTAGGAAGGTTTACTAATAAATTGGAACCTCCCTGGAAACGCATCGTGGGGTGGTTCGGGAGGAGGTGGGTCGTTACCCGGCCTCGTTGAGATCCCAGCTTCCGGTCTTCGGACCTTGCTTCCTATTCAAGGAGGAAACGAATGATGCACCGTACGTGTTTTGCCGCGCAGGCAGCGTTGTGGGTGGGGGCGATCGGCGCGCTCGGATGCTCGAGCGCGAGCACCGCCGAGGGCGATGGCAACCTTGGCAACTCGGGCTCGGAGCTCCTCGCCGGCACCGATTACGAGGCGGAGGATGGTGTCTGCCAGGGCACCGTCGACTCCAATCACACGGGATACTCGGGCCGGGGGTTCTGCAATACGAACAACGCGGTCGGCGCCTACGTCGAATGGACGGTCAGCGCGGCCGCCGCGGGCCCCTCGTCGCTCGCCATTCGCTATGCCAATGGCACGACCACCGATCGGCCCGCGACCATTTCGGTCAATGGCGCCGTGGTCGCGAACGCGCAGCCCTTCCCGGGGACGGGCGCGTGGACGACGTGGGAGCTTCAAACCATCAACGCCAACCTCGTCGCCGGCAGCAACAAGATCCGCGTGGCCTCCAATACGGCCAACGGCACGGCCAACCTCGACAAGCTCACGGTGGACGCCCCGCGTGATACCCAAGCGCCCACCACGCCTCAGAATTTGCGCGCCACCGACGTGACGAGCAACACCATCGCCCTGGCGTGGAACGCGTCGACCGACAACGTCGGCGTGGTGGCCTACGATATTTACCACGACGGCAACAAGATCAGCGAGGCGGCGGGCAACGCCACCACCAAGACCTTGACCGGCCTTCAGCCCAAAACGGAATATCGATTGACGGTCTTCGCGCGCGACGCGGCGGGCAACGTGTCGGCCACCAGCAACTCGGTGCCCGTGACCACGTCGCCCACGAGCGACACCGAGCCGCCCACGGCGCCGGGCAATTTGAAGGCGAGCGACGTCACCAACAACAGCGTCAAGCTGGCGTGGACGGCGTCGACGGACAACGTGGGTGTCACGGGCTACGACGTGTACTCGGGCGGCGGCGTCATCGTGACGAACGTGCAGGGCACCCAGGCGACCATCACCGGGCTGGCGGCCAACACCGACTACAGCTTCACGGTGAAGGCCAAGGACGCGGGGAACAACGTCTCTGGCGCGAGCAACGCGGTGAGCGTTCGCACGGGCAACGTACCGCCCGGCGGCGGGGTGCCGAAGACCATCACCCAGCTGTCCAGCGGATGGACCATCCCGTGGGGGCTCGCGTGGCTGCCGGATGGATCGGCCATCATCACGGAGCGCGAGTCGTTCAACGTCTACACGCTCACCCCGAGCGGCACCAAGAAGCAAGTCGGCAAGGTGCCGAACGCCGTGGGCACCACCGGTGAGGGCGGGCTGATGGGCATCGCCGTGGACCCGAACTGGAGCTCGAACCACCACATTTACGTGATGCACTCGGCGTCGGAGGGAAATCGCATTGCGCGAATGACCTTCGACGGCAATGCGCTCTCCGATTACAAAGTCCTCATTCAGGGGATCAAGAAGAGCAAATACCACAATGGCGGTCGCTTGAAGTTCGGCCCCGACGGGTACCTGTATGCCACCGCCGGCGACGCGCAGACCCAGAGCCTCGCGCAGGACAAGAACTCGCCCAACGGCAAGATCCTGCGCTTCAAGACCGACGGCACCCCGGCGCCGGGCAATCCCTTCGGCACCCTCGTGTACAGCTATGGGCACCGCAACCCGCAAGGCCTCGCATGGGACTCGGCGGGGCGGCTCTGGGAGTCGGAGCTCGGCGATGGTTCGCAGGACGAGCTCAATCTCATCACGGCGGGCGCCAACTACGGATGGCCCACGTGCGAGGGCAACTGCAACGTTTCGGGGATGACCAATCCGAAGAAGACCTGGTCGACGGGCGAAGCGTCGCCCAGCGGTCTGGCGATCGTCAACGATGTAGCGTACATGGCCGCGCTCAAGGGCAAGCGCCTCTGGCGCATTCCGCTGAGCGGCACCAGCGCGGGGACGCCCACGGCCTACTACGTGAACACCTATGGACGTCTGCGCACGGTGGAGAAGGTGCCCGGTCAGAGCTTGCTCTGGCTCAGCACCACCAACTCCGACTTCAACGGCAAAGAGCCGGCCGGTTCGGACAAGATTTTCAAGATCACCATCGAATGATGCCGTAAGCTGATTTGCGGATCATGCGCGTTGGCGCCCCAGGCGTCGTGGCGGTTGCTCTCTCGCTTCTCCCAGGGATAGCGACCACCACGACGCCCGGGGCGCCAACGGTGTTTCATGGCAACGCCATTTCCCGTACACGTACCCGAAGACAATTGGAAACGTGTACGGACGGATGGCCTACGCCGTCGACGAGGGAGCCGGGAACGTCGCGGCCCACGGTTCGTGCTCGATGCGGGCGGCGTTCACGATGAACGAAATGGTGTGGTAGAAGCCGACGACCGCGAGCATCTCGAGCAGCGCGTTCGCATCGAAGTGCGCGGCGAGGCTGGACCATGTGCGCTCGCTCACGGTGTGCGTATCGTGAAGCTCGTCGGCAAAGCGTTGGACCAGATCGTCGGCGCTCTCCGTTTCGGCCAGGTCGGCCGGGGAGCGCTGCGCGGTGCCGGCGACGATTTCATCCGAAAGGCCGGCCGCCGCCGCGAAGGCGCTGACGTGCACGCCCCACTCGTACTCGGCGCCGCAGCGCGCGCAGGTGCGCAAAATGAGCAGCTCGCGCACGCGCAGGGGGAGCGTGCCACGGCCGAGCAAGGCGCCGCCCAGGCCGCGCATGCGGGCGCTCAAGTGCTCGTGGCGGGCGATGGTTCGAAAGATCTTCAGCGGCTGGACGCCGCTTCCCGGTGGCATCCACTTGGCGAGCGAAGCTTGCACCTCGGCGCTGTAGGGCGGACCGAGGGGCACGATACGAGGAGCCATGGGCTCACCTCCTTTGCTACGGAATATGTAGCATGTGACCCCGCGCGCAAGGGCGTGCTATCATTTTTGTAGCATGGCACGCGCACCCACGAAGAGAGCTCTTCCCGGCCACCCCGTACGCGGCTCGCGCACCGGCCGGCCCATCATGGCCGCGCTCGATCTCCTCGGCCGGCGGTGGACCCTGCGCGTGCTGTGGGAGCTGCGCGCGGGCCCCGCCACCTTTCGCGAGCTGCGCGAGCGCTGCGACGACGTCTCGCCCACCGTGCTCAACGCCCGCCTCAAAGAGCTGCGCGAGGCGGGCGTCGTGGAGCACGCCTCGGAGTCCGAGGAGGCCGGCTACCGCACCACCGACGCGGGCAGCGCCCTTTTGCGGGCGCTCGCCCCGCTCAACCAGTGGGCCGAAGCGTGGGCCCGCGGCCTGCCTTGAAAGACCGCGGCGCGCTCACGCCATCCTGCCCTCAGGCCACGGCGGCGACCCGGGAATCGATGCGCGGAAAGTGCACGATCACGGTGCCTGCCCGCTCGTCGTGGCGCTGGATGGCCACCTCGAGGGTCGACGCGTGCACCAAGGTGCCCTCGACCGCGTCGACGCCATAATCGGTGGCGCTGACGGTCACCCGCTGACCGATCTGCGCCCGTTCGAGTTGGACCGGGGTGCCCAGGAAGGGCGGGCTCCCCTGGTTCTCGCCGCGCTCGCCGGTTTCGCTGCTCTCGCGCGCGATGGCCAGCGCGTCCGCGGACGAGAGCTCGGACGGTGTCCCGTGGCCCAGCCCCGCCATGCGCTCCATCCACGCGGCGACATGGGCGAAGGGTCGAAGACAGCCCGCGACCCCCGGGTTTCGGGCGATGAACCAAATGGGGTGATAGGTGACGAAGTCGGCCAACGTCGGCTCTTTGCCGAGGAGGAAGGGGTGTCCCGCGAGCTGGCGGTCGACCGCGCCGACCAAAGGCAGAAAGTGCGCCTCGGCAAAGTCGTGGCTCGGCCTCCGCGCCGAGCCGCCCTTGAAAAGCTCGGCCCGATCTTTGATGAACTGCTCGAACGCCTCCAGCCCGATGTGCTGAACGAGGATCTGGGCGCCCGCGGGTTGAAACGCCGTGCCCATGGCCGCAGCAAACAACGTAGGCTCCAGGAGAGCGAACGCAGCGCAGCTCGCCTCGAGCGCCGCCGGGAGGATCGCCGGAGCGGGACGCAGCCGCTCCAGCACATGGACGATGAGGCGCGAGTCGCAATAAACATCGCGACCAATCTGCAGGACCGGTGTCTTTCGATAGCCGCCCGTGAGGGGTATCAGATCGGGCTTCGGGAGGATCATCGGCGCGAGGACCGACCTCCACGCGAGCTTTTTGAAGCCGAGGATCGCGCGTACTTTCTCCGAATAGGGAGAGAGCTCGTAGTGATGCAGGATAATGTCGCTCATCGGGTGAATTCCTCGCTGAAGGGAGACATGAAAACTCGGCCGGCCGGGAGGGAATGTCGAAACACGTTTTGCCGTTTTTGCCGTTTTTGATCCTGGCGTCGAACTTTTTCGATCGACACGATCCCGGCCGCCGTCTCCGGCCCTGAAAATGCGCCCCTGTCGAGTCGAGCTCGGTGGTCCGGCTGCAGCGCGTCGGCTACACTTTTGCCGCCATGCCCAATGCGTTTCTCCATCAGGTCGAAGTGGCGCGGTCGCTCTTGGCCTCGTCGATCACCCTCGGTCGCGGTGTCTTGGCGGTGGCGCCCGGGCGACAGCCGGCGCGCTTGTTTCGACTCTACGATTTCGAAGCATGCCTCTATTGTAGAAATGTACGCGAAGCGCTCACCGCGCTTCACCTCGACGCGGAGATTTTTCCGTGTCCCAAAGGCGGAACGCGTTTTCGATCCGAGGCGCTGCGCATCGGGGGCAAAATGCTGTTTCCGCTTCTGGTCGATCCCAACAACGATACCGTTATGTACGAATCTGCCGACATCGTGGCCTATCTTTTTCGTACCTACGGCGACCGCGATGTACCATTGAGCTACCGCGCCACCCCCGTTCAACCGGCATTTGGCGCGCTCGCGAGCGGGGTGCGCGGGCTGCGCGGCGTGCGTGCTCGACCGTCGCGCGAACCGCGCGAGCAGCTGCATTTGTGGAGCTTCGAGGGGAGCCCGTATTCGCGGCTGGTGCGGGAGCGGCTGTCGGAGCTCGAGATCCCTTATGTGCTGCACAACCTCGGAAAGGAGCGGTGGGGCGAGATAGGCCCTCCCCATTTCCGCATCGAGGGCGGCCCCTACGTGCCGGAGGCGGGCGGCAAGCGCGAGGCATTTTTTCAAGCGCACGGCCGCGTGCAGGTGCCGTATCTGGAAGATCCGAACACCGACACCAAAATGTTCGAGTCGGCTCGAATCATCGAATATCTCGAGCGTACGTACGCTGCCTAAAGCGATTTCGCGCAGGCAGAGGGCGAAGGCTTACGAGGGCTTGCGCGGGCGACACGCGGGCTCGACGTGGGCCATCGGAACGATTTGTGAAAGCCCTCTTGCTTGCGCTGTTGACGTGGACGGCGCTGCTCACGTGCGCCGCGTGCAGCAGCAGCCCCAGCACGAGCGACGGCCAGGATAGCCAAACGAACGAGAACATCGGGAGCACGTCGCTCGCCTACAGCACCGCGTATCAAGTCACGTGGAGCGGCAATGCGACGATCCCCACGGGTTGCCCCGCCTCATGCTCCGGGGGTACGTGCATTTGTGGAACGCAGACCAGCGCGTGCATCGGCGGCCCGGGGTGGGGCGATCGGAACTTCACCGATACCTCCCCGCCCAACGCCGTCATCACGTCGGTTCATCTGGATATCCAGGAAATCGGCTGTGCCGCCGGCACGGTCACCGCGTTCCTCAACGGTGTGCGCATCGGCGCCTACCAGCCCACGGCGACGTGCGCGTGCAACGCGTGCGATCCGCCGCAGGCCGTGCAGTCGCAGCGCTACGAGCGCGGTTTCCCCAGCTACAACTATGGAGGCGTCAATACCCTGAGCCTCGTGGCCTCGTCGGGATCGCCCTGCCTCGCCAAGGTGGATATCCGGGTCGATGGCACCACCGCGCGCTTGGGCATCACGCCCGCCACCTACACGTTTGGGAGCCAGCGGGTCGGCACCACCAGCGCCGCGCAGACGTTCTCGGTGCAAAATCAGGGAACGGAAGACCTCTCGGTGACGTCGTTCGGCACGACCGGGAGCTTCGCCATCCAGAGCGCGCCGGGGACCCCGTTCGTCTTGGCCGCCGGACAAGCGGCCGCCGTCGCCATCGCCTTTGCGCCCACCGCATCGGGGCCCGCCAGCGGATCGCTCACGGTCACGAGCACCGATGCGCGCCCGCCCGTGGTGGTGCCGCTGGCCGGAACCGGGGTGGCGCCCGCGGTGGCGGCGTCGCCCAATCCAAAGGACTTCGGCCCGCTCCCCATTGGCTCCAATGTCAATGGGATCGTGACCATCACCAACACGGGCAACGATACGCTCAGCGTCTCCGACATCGCCGTGCGCGGGCCGGAGGCGAGCGAGTTCACCTTGGTCGCGCCGCCCATCGCGCCGCGGATCCCGGCGGGGCAATCGGTGCCGCTCACCGTGCGCTTTGCGCCCTCGGGGCACGGGTTTCGGTCGGCTGAAATCGTCATCGTGAGCGACGCCGCCAACGAGCCCACCTTGCGCTCGGCCCTCGGCGGGATCGGGCAAGGGCCGGCCATGGAGGTGGCGCCGCTCTCCGTCGACTTCGGCGGCGCCAACGTGAACACCAACGCGGCGCCGCGCGCGGTGGAGGTGCGGAACGTGGGCGAAACCCCGCTGCGCATCGCATCGGCGAGCTTCTCCAATGGCGACTTCGGTACGCAGGCGGCGTTTCCGCTCGACGTGGCGCCGGGCGGTCGCGCGGAGCTGGCGCTCACCTTCCGGCCCTCGGCGGTGGGGCAGCGAACGGCGAGGGTCACCCTCACCTCGAACGATCCGCTGAGGCCCACGGCGGAGATCGAGCTCGCGGGGGAGGGCACCTCGCCGACGGTGAGCGTCACCCCGCCCTCGGTCGACTTTGGCGACGTCCGCGTCGGCTCCCCGCCGCTCGCGAAGTCCGTCACCATCGCGAACACGGGGACGGGACCGCTGGTCATCACCCGCGCCGTGGTCAATGGCCCCAACGCGGCGCAGTTCCCTCTCTCGCCCGTGACCCTCCCGCTCACCATCGCGCCGG contains these protein-coding regions:
- a CDS encoding PQQ-dependent sugar dehydrogenase, whose translation is MMHRTCFAAQAALWVGAIGALGCSSASTAEGDGNLGNSGSELLAGTDYEAEDGVCQGTVDSNHTGYSGRGFCNTNNAVGAYVEWTVSAAAAGPSSLAIRYANGTTTDRPATISVNGAVVANAQPFPGTGAWTTWELQTINANLVAGSNKIRVASNTANGTANLDKLTVDAPRDTQAPTTPQNLRATDVTSNTIALAWNASTDNVGVVAYDIYHDGNKISEAAGNATTKTLTGLQPKTEYRLTVFARDAAGNVSATSNSVPVTTSPTSDTEPPTAPGNLKASDVTNNSVKLAWTASTDNVGVTGYDVYSGGGVIVTNVQGTQATITGLAANTDYSFTVKAKDAGNNVSGASNAVSVRTGNVPPGGGVPKTITQLSSGWTIPWGLAWLPDGSAIITERESFNVYTLTPSGTKKQVGKVPNAVGTTGEGGLMGIAVDPNWSSNHHIYVMHSASEGNRIARMTFDGNALSDYKVLIQGIKKSKYHNGGRLKFGPDGYLYATAGDAQTQSLAQDKNSPNGKILRFKTDGTPAPGNPFGTLVYSYGHRNPQGLAWDSAGRLWESELGDGSQDELNLITAGANYGWPTCEGNCNVSGMTNPKKTWSTGEASPSGLAIVNDVAYMAALKGKRLWRIPLSGTSAGTPTAYYVNTYGRLRTVEKVPGQSLLWLSTTNSDFNGKEPAGSDKIFKITIE
- a CDS encoding carboxymuconolactone decarboxylase family protein; the encoded protein is MAPRIVPLGPPYSAEVQASLAKWMPPGSGVQPLKIFRTIARHEHLSARMRGLGGALLGRGTLPLRVRELLILRTCARCGAEYEWGVHVSAFAAAAGLSDEIVAGTAQRSPADLAETESADDLVQRFADELHDTHTVSERTWSSLAAHFDANALLEMLAVVGFYHTISFIVNAARIEHEPWAATFPAPSSTA
- a CDS encoding helix-turn-helix transcriptional regulator produces the protein MARAPTKRALPGHPVRGSRTGRPIMAALDLLGRRWTLRVLWELRAGPATFRELRERCDDVSPTVLNARLKELREAGVVEHASESEEAGYRTTDAGSALLRALAPLNQWAEAWARGLP
- a CDS encoding glutathione S-transferase family protein, which encodes MSDIILHHYELSPYSEKVRAILGFKKLAWRSVLAPMILPKPDLIPLTGGYRKTPVLQIGRDVYCDSRLIVHVLERLRPAPAILPAALEASCAAFALLEPTLFAAAMGTAFQPAGAQILVQHIGLEAFEQFIKDRAELFKGGSARRPSHDFAEAHFLPLVGAVDRQLAGHPFLLGKEPTLADFVTYHPIWFIARNPGVAGCLRPFAHVAAWMERMAGLGHGTPSELSSADALAIARESSETGERGENQGSPPFLGTPVQLERAQIGQRVTVSATDYGVDAVEGTLVHASTLEVAIQRHDERAGTVIVHFPRIDSRVAAVA
- a CDS encoding glutathione S-transferase N-terminal domain-containing protein, translated to MPNAFLHQVEVARSLLASSITLGRGVLAVAPGRQPARLFRLYDFEACLYCRNVREALTALHLDAEIFPCPKGGTRFRSEALRIGGKMLFPLLVDPNNDTVMYESADIVAYLFRTYGDRDVPLSYRATPVQPAFGALASGVRGLRGVRARPSREPREQLHLWSFEGSPYSRLVRERLSELEIPYVLHNLGKERWGEIGPPHFRIEGGPYVPEAGGKREAFFQAHGRVQVPYLEDPNTDTKMFESARIIEYLERTYAA
- a CDS encoding choice-of-anchor D domain-containing protein, with translation MKALLLALLTWTALLTCAACSSSPSTSDGQDSQTNENIGSTSLAYSTAYQVTWSGNATIPTGCPASCSGGTCICGTQTSACIGGPGWGDRNFTDTSPPNAVITSVHLDIQEIGCAAGTVTAFLNGVRIGAYQPTATCACNACDPPQAVQSQRYERGFPSYNYGGVNTLSLVASSGSPCLAKVDIRVDGTTARLGITPATYTFGSQRVGTTSAAQTFSVQNQGTEDLSVTSFGTTGSFAIQSAPGTPFVLAAGQAAAVAIAFAPTASGPASGSLTVTSTDARPPVVVPLAGTGVAPAVAASPNPKDFGPLPIGSNVNGIVTITNTGNDTLSVSDIAVRGPEASEFTLVAPPIAPRIPAGQSVPLTVRFAPSGHGFRSAEIVIVSDAANEPTLRSALGGIGQGPAMEVAPLSVDFGGANVNTNAAPRAVEVRNVGETPLRIASASFSNGDFGTQAAFPLDVAPGGRAELALTFRPSAVGQRTARVTLTSNDPLRPTAEIELAGEGTSPTVSVTPPSVDFGDVRVGSPPLAKSVTIANTGTGPLVITRAVVNGPNAAQFPLSPVTLPLTIAPGQESTLTVTYGPTAVGASTATLSLDSNDPASATVAVPLAGKGVSSVIALQPSMLDFGAQLVSRTSAARTAEITNTGTASLNITALTLGGAQLDMFAIANAPDLPATVAPGAKLALSLTFKPTAIGAAAGELAIVSDDPTMPRAVLTLKGSAVSQLLSVTPTSLDFGVLKVGAKAAAKPVTITNTGGDPIALTDGVLEGAGASSFEVTRLTGSLDPGKTATVNVTYTARAAGDAVATLKLGATDTAIPKAQIALRGRGVSSLLVADATALDFGRINVGEKAQPKEITLKNQSSGALEIGSIAIDNEQFAVDGSVAQLAAGASGKFTVVYQPTKPGDAKGTVHVILKGASADEVTVPVSGNAVGPAKDDPNKDDPDGSSGSGGSSIYGGGCGCRSAGDAPAGGAPAAFSVAVGLALLGLLRRLHPRGGRASLPRSAPRARSPRRRSRRA